The genomic stretch CTCTGCTCGCCGCACACCGGCTCCCCCGCCGATGGCCCCTACTGTACCAAGACGCCGCCCAACACCAGCTCCGACCCCCACCGCCGTCGAGCCtcgccccttcccttcctcgaGCTATAAAAGGAGGTCGACGCTCGGAGCCTTGCCACCACCGCACCATCGCCCTCGCGTGCCACCAGAGCTGCCTCCCTCACACCAAATCGCTGCCACCACCAGaacgccgctgccaccacccaGACCACCGCCGGTGCCCCCTTTCCTGCTACCGCACGCCCACGGTAAGGGCCCAAATTGGATTCCCTcaccctcctccaccttccccCGTCACGGGCCCCACTGCCGGCGAGGTTGGCTGGCCAGCCGCCATCGAGGAAACCCCCCATCTCCCTGTGTCCATGCgctagggaagaagaagataaccCCCCCCCAATTTTGATCTAACCCCCTGCTTTCTCCTATTTGCAAAACAGCCCTCCAACCTCTCCCAAACTCTTTTCATAGAACAGCCCTTCCACCTTCGGAAAGTATTTACAAACCAGTCCCTAGTTCCTCGCAGTTAAGCCCCTAAGCCTTGTTTTGACCCCTAAACACACCTTTgcctcgtcatttcatgcgccaaacttcctccgattaatcccaaattcgatgACATCATCCTCTACTTATTCTCGTCCAGTCACATACAAATcccatgaaaatactcattcctcctATTTTTCGTTCGCTTTCTCTGTTCGacctcaacgggtaaaatcttatttttcttttatttatcgTTTGCctgattgtgtgtgccgtagatcgcggagtacccgaggaggagcataaagaggagtttgaccgtgagcccgagcccgaggaccagcaccaCGAGCAAAAATTCCTGACCAACtacgaggacggcaagtccaatctgaCCCTTTAATGCATATTTATCCCAAATTTTTCAAAcgcaacctattggcctattttataaaattgcatattgttttactgctgaaacacggttggatagccaccccttgattgctaggaacattccttgattgtcctataattatctctaaatataatttgctctatttggatgataattattgctagaatgcttaggaccttgttactcaattcaatcatgactacaatggtttatttaaataataaatatgtgagtgttttcaaatgagcaaAATGGGTTtttggaaataaagaaaagagatgcttagatgagatggatgggtgtttcttgtgtgaaatgccaataagttgggctcgtacctttttggttgagcaaggttgggagatatccatcttatcacagttaaggaccgagttgatgtgccatcttgcctaacctaactatcgtgcaaccacttgaCCGTTGTGTGGGcgacggcttagcataaatcccactagctggtctgTTAGGCATCAGGAGAGctagtgagcaacgggagaccatggagaaggactaaaaactgtgtgaacttagatcctttgtgtaggatcaaccccacctAATGATTAGGTTGCTAAAGAAAATATTTTGTGAAAAAtcttttgaaaatgaatccttgcatgtgttgaaaaacttAGCTTTGATGCAAAAACCTgagccttatccttgatatatcctgtgcatattcttgattgtatcccctctgtggatggggttggacttgttgagtacttttgtagtcACCCTTGTTTCGTTGCTCCAGAGAAAGACCCGGACTTCGCCGCCGAGGAATTCGATTAgaaggtcgcttccgcacccaatgCTTCCTGTGGTGTtagcctttgcagaatgcttccgctgtcgCTTAGTTCTGATAGCAGCCCAGAGtctgactggactgcaacttggatctgtatcgttgttggtttgtttctcctttgggtgtggcttgcccgcccctTCCTTCGGTagttgtacggtttttgaactatctgttgaataaatgtgttattagcctcctgggactgatatttgtatcacatttagtctccattgatgtggggacgcttcacgggggagggggggggggggggtttgacGGCAGTGCCGCCCGTGTTGCCCGTGGGGGCACTCTGATTTGTTAACGCACTCTCAAGATTTGGCTTCACTAAATAAGCAAACTTGACAAGAGCGGACTCTTTAAATTTGTATAAAAAATTTAGTTTGTGGAGTTTAACCATATTTGTGCGTCTCTCTCAGGATACGCCACGTATTACGAATGCCTTGTTGCCAAACTGGCTGAATAATGTTGTCCTACATATAAACCAACTGTTTTTCACTTTGATTAGATAATTTTAATGAgcttttttttatatttctagGTGTGTGCCTGCTGTGATGTTAATGACCATTTAGGAATGATATAAGAAGTGGATCCACAGTGGAAATATTTAGGATTGCGAAGATTTGCTTACTGGatttaaatattttatttaggTTGGAAGTCAACAAATTGGTACCTTTGAGATTGTATCGATACTAAATATAGCAAAAATTTCTGATCAACAAAAAGGTTACAGTGTAACCAATTAAAAGCTTATTAGATAAAATTTGTAGTTTTGGGTTATAATCTTCCACATAGAGGTGACATAGCTCAACAACAAACTACGATTGATTTTGCTAGAAAATTATAATGCCAGAGACCAGAGTCAACGACATTAGCGCAGGAAGATCCAGGAGCGGGAGGCGACGGGACCGAAGGTGTGGGACGGAGATTGGAGCACACGTCAGGTGCTGACAGGGTGCAGACGACATGGCAACTTGGCAAGTGTGGAGGCGATGGGAACTTCGGTGACGAGTGCGATTTGACCACGGAGGCACTGGCGGTGGGAGACGGTGCAGCATTGCAGCTGCGGGTGTGGCGCCGACGACAGGAGGCGAAGCAGCGGTGGGTGCGGCGTGAGGCAAATAGTGTGTGGGATGACGGAAAGTGCTAATGATGTCGCACGCGGTCGATTTTGGAGCCTGACTAGCGCGAACTCGATGATTGGGTGCGAGAGAACCCGGCGGAAATTTGTCTCTCAATGCTGCGTGTTTTGGGCGAGCGGAATTAGGAGTCGATTTTGAGAGCTGTTGGAGCCCTTGTGTTGCCCACGTCCAACATTAAGTTATTGAGAGTATGTTAAGAACATTCTTAGAgatactctttttttttcttcacacCTTCTAGATTGTTTCCTTCTATatttggcctgttcgcttcagcttataagtcggctgaaaagctgaaacggctgatttgttgtgagagaaaaatactgtttggtggctgataagccagctgaataagctgaagcgaacagggcgATTGTTTCAGGCACATAGTGAGGTGGTACAATTGAGGGGCTTTACATGTATGGGATTTCGAGCATAGAAGAAAATTTCGTTGGAGACGGGAAGGGACAGCCGAGGAAGCGGGCGGGGCAGAACGGCGAGGCAGGATTACAGCCGACCGTTAGCTGTGCTGGACAATCGGTGGGCCAGTGCCAGGGGTGGAGTCCAAAACGAATTCTACAGGCTAGGTCTGCCACAATCAACACGCGCACTTTCCCTTTCAGCATACGTTGCCTCTTTTTCTTTCCCACATGGATCAAATATTTTTGTTCAAGTAAAAAAACACTCGTTAGAAGCTGCAGTTGGTATCTTCTCTCTTGGTTGTGGGCTTGGAGTCATAACTTCTGCATAAAATCAGCTCTTCTCACGGCTGCAACAATGAAACTGCAGGTGGGAGCACGCCTTTCAGGAAGGAGTGGAAGAGAACTAGCGATCTCTTAGGCTGGAAACTAGGCACCATGTGGCCGGCTCCCCTCACTGATGCAAACGTGAATCCTCCCTCGTGTTGCTGAATATAGCCCCCAACCTGTGGCAGAACAAGGTACAATTAGCTCATACAAAATCCTAGTACATTTTATTTCAATGTCAGAGCTGAATATGAGTGTTATTGGGTCCTTAATTACCTcgttggcaggggcgtaccagGGGCGCCATGGCTTTGTGATGGTCAGATTGAGATCCTGAACAGAGTACCTTGTCGCGGTAATTGGGCAAACGTCGTCCATGTCACCGCTAACAAACAAATTATCCACGGTATATATGTGAAACATCAAATCGGACCATTTGATTATTCTTCGTTTTCCAGTTTAAACAGTTAAGCATAAGTAGAAATGAAGGTTACCTGTACAACCAGACTCGCAATCCGTTGTCCACAAGCCAGGAGATTGTTGGCACCATGGTCAATATTGGGGCCTCGTTGAAGTTCCAGTGCGGCAGTTTACTGACCAAATTACATAAGGATTTAGCTAGGCATGGCATATCGCATACGGGTTTTCCAAGTTCAATGAGTTGGTGGGTAACACCACCAACTACTTACGTGCAATTTGACCAAGTTGTATTGATACGAGCATGGATCGCCTCCTGCACATCAAGGCTATTGAAGTAGTTGGTAACGTAGTACTTGGTGCACGGATCATATCCAGGTAACTGTCCAGTTGAAGGAGTCGTTGTGTCAAAGATCGACAGGAAACTTCTCTTCATATTATTCTCACAAGGCGCGCTAGAAAAGATAGATAAATCCAGAAAATTCTCACATAAAGCAGAAACATCTAGGCATCAACTCAATAGTATTCGAATCTTCAACctaaaattttctaattttggaTTTTCACTAAATAACTTTGTTAACTAAatattttcacatatttttaAATTTTCTCCCCAATAGTTATTAAATAAGTTAATAATTTAATTGTAGGAAACAATTATTCTCGAAATTCAAATAAAGATGGCCTGGGTCATAAAAAATTGTTTGTTGCATTCATTCTGGCTACGTAAATGATTATGTGTGAAAAACATCTTTTTTCGAATTTTTGAATAAATTATAAATTAGATTTAGATTTTGATGACAAACACATGGAAATCCCTAAAAAAAACTTTTGGGCCTAAACCACTCTCATTTCTAGGCTAGGCCCTTTATTCTTtttgtccttttcctttttattttattatgaaaaataatcTATAGAGAATAACCCCTAAATCTTTATCAAGTTATAGAACATGTCCATCTAGGTTTGAACCTTTGACCTAGCACAAGTGAATGTACTTTTTAGTAGTTATTATTCCATTAGTAGCAACATGCAAATCGATAGCAAGTGTCAGTTATGGCTTCGCCAATTTCAAGATCTGTCAGCCAAGTGTATTATAACCATTCATAGGTATGTGGTATACGTGATAGGGATGAGTGTGTGTGCATTATTGTGAACATGGATATTTCTAAAGAGATTCATCAACCCATAATTAAAATGGAAAACGTCCATTTTACTTCCCTCACCTATCCATTTTGTCAACTTAACTCCTGAATAAAATTTtagctcactttactcccttgaactatttcatttggtccaatctaccccctaattagattcctctttttcattttttcttgtatgagttgaattttgaattcaaattttgtgagtggatacaaaacatgatgccttatgttaaaaaattatactaagaatttttcatagttatttcataggttaggaatatttaatacgaaattgatcttagatatacaaaaccgtacgaaaagtaatcatgaaaaaattctaatgtatttttctaacgtagagcgtcatgttataagtcaagtgacaaaatctgaaattaaaactcaattttcatgtgaagaaataaaaagagaaatctaattaaggggtaaattggaccaaatgaaatagttcgcGGGAGTAAAGTAAGCCTAATTTTTACTTAAGGGGTTAAATgtacaaagtaaataggtgagggtagtaaaatggactttttcctattAAAAACAATCCAAACTACACTACTAGATCAGTTAGTATCTAAACTATCAGTCTccatcattataaaaaaaatatatctcaAGGTATTGCTATATATGCTTCTAAATTATTACCACCTCTAtctttattaatataaaaaaCTAACTCAAGATATACATAAATAATATTTTGTCACCATGTAGAATACATATATACTTTATGTAGGGATGAGCGCATATCATTCTTCATGTCAAACACCTACTCAAGGTATGGCTAAACACATTTCAAGCACACATGGAGGTCAATGtaatgaagaaaaaggatggaAAAGCATATAGAGTCtatcctaaattgtaggtcgtggTCTTGACTTTTCTAGATCGTTTTGGTTTTTGCTATCCGCTtagatatattatatttatatgtcTACATGCATAAATAAATTTATAAAcctagaaatgtcaaaacgacTAAAGTCCAACGTGATACAAGTGAAAGACAACAAAGACAAACAATATTGATCAGCTgtgagatatatatatatatatatatatatatatatatatatatatatgaacaaACTGCTAAACTGACTTCTCATATATAATTGCTAGCCCATGCATCTTCACGGTTTGATGGATAGTTTAGTTCTCGTTAGAATTTAGGAGATTGAGACATCTTACATAGCCACTGGGGTAGGTCGTCCCGTTGGGCGCCTGGATGCAGATCGGAGCGTAAATGTTGAAAGTATCGATGTTGCCGACTGTAGTAAAGAAGTTAAAGTGGTTGAACGGCGACTCCGCCTCATCGCACAAAACGCCATCGGACGGGCCGAAGCTGCAGTGCTCGGCAATGTTCGCCCACGCCTCGTCGGACATCACCCCGTGGTTCCACAAGAACTCCAGACCGCCCTTGAAATTCTTTAGGAAATCAAGTAACGGGTTGCCAACCTGAAATCGATCAATCGAGAAGTGACGAATACTATATATTTTGCTCACAGAATTAGTTGCAGCTGTTTGCCTAAATTTCCCATGGTTACTGCCCGCGATCAACTTACGAAGATTCCCTTGAGGTTCGTGGGGTCCTTGCCGGTATGTTTGCGGACAGCCACGATGACGGCTGCCAACTCCGGGACGTAGTGCCCGGCGTAGCTCTCGCCGGCGATGTAGAAGTCGCGGCCCTTGTACTCGGGGAACCGCTCGAGCCAGTGGAGCAGGAAGACGTATGAGTCCACAGCCGTTCTCTCGTCGCCTCTCTTGTCGTAGTCCGAGGACGTGTTGGAGTAAGAGAAACCGACTCCGGCCGGCGACTCCAGGAAGATCACGTTGGCCACTGCATGTCCACACAACGGACGTCAGTGAGATGACACCAGTCTCTCGTCGTCTCGCGCATGACTACCCATCAGCAGATCAGCTTGTTAGCCATCGCAACAGTATTGATCGAGGTCCCCGCCACCCACGTACATACCGTTGTTCCAGGCGTGCCGGTTCCTGCTCAGGGTCTTGCCGTCGGGGTTGACACGGAACGGGCCGAGCTCCGTCATCGCGCCGATCCCCAGCGACGAGCACCCCGGCCCTGCGCCGCTCATGCCAAAAACACGCGCAAAAATCACGTCGTTCCGATCGCTAAAACGAACGTGCATCCTTGCAATCTAAAACCATTTACCTCCGTTGAGCCAGAGGACGAGGGGCTTGGAGGCGGCGTCGTAGGGGGACTCGACGAAGTAGTAGAAGAGCGCGCGGCCGTGCTCCTCGTCCACCGTCACGTACCCGGCGTACTGCTCGAAGTTGAcgcgcggcggctgccccggcAGCGCCGTGATCCTGTCGGCCTCCTTGCTGCCCCTGGGGTTCTTGCAGTGCGTGGGCAGGTGGCCGAAGCTGCTGACCGGGTCGACCCATGGGTGGGTCTCGCCAGGCAAGGGCACGCTCCGGGCCTGGGACTCCATGAATAGCCTCAGCAGCGCGGCTTGGTCAAGGGCGGCATTCGGGAGCGGTGCGGCGAGCAGGATCGCGAGGAAAATGCAGTACGAGATCTGGTTCCTCGTCATCTTGATTGCTCAGAAAATCGATTCTGCGAGCTCCGTCCTTGCTGAGAATGCAAAGATCATTTGGTGTTGGTATTATATAGTACTGTGGCATGGAGTAGTCCGGACCAAATGGAATTTTGGGTGCTTGGGTTCTCCGGAAGACGAACGACATGAGCTAGCTACCACGTCAATCGGCCAGTGTTTTACTGTTCGTTCAGAGGTTAATGGTTTAGCGAGATTGGCATAGTGAATACTCAGGGTCTATTTGGATCcgtttgctaaactttagcagctaaaCTTTGCTAAACTGTCACACCgtaaaattttcaaatttcaggaTATGAATAAAAGtaataaataaacaatgattttctcatattCTTAAAATTTTTCcccacttttcttttctttacaggaaatttagtataagaaaaataattgtatatttttctaaattaaataatgatGTTCTCTGACTGTGCATTCATgacgatgcatcttggtgttccttgggtgaaaaaaaaagtttcaaaaatacGTTTAGATGATGTCTAGACCTTTTGAGAATTTTCCaactttttctgaaatttattctccttttcctagggtaactccaatttttggaaggctatagaatccttttcatgagctccaagtattttatttggattgatCGTGTCCCAATGTATCTTCTggattttttctaaaattttggGGATTTTTGAAGTATTTTTCGTGAATTATCTAGAACTTCTAGAATTTTCACGGAAAAATACCCCATCCAATCCTTCTGGGCCGAGCCCGTGGGCCCGACCCATTTTGGCCCGCCCAGCCATCGGACCGGCCAAGGCCCATCTGGGCCTAGCAGCATCCGCACAGGCcaacatggccgccgccgccaggctcTGCCTGGGCGTACGTGCCAGGCCCGGCCAGCGCCCACTACGCCCTATAAAACTGCGAGCCCCCGTGCGCCTGCTACTGCTCCAATCGCCGCCGCCTTTCCTCGAGCTAGCCGCTCGCGTCGCCGCGAGAAGCTGCGCCGAGCCGAGTCTTGCGCCGCCGCTAGTTCCGCCTGCCGTTTCGCCGCGTACGTCGGCAGCCGGAGGGAGCCGACGCCACGGGGAGCTCCGCGACGTCGAGGTGCACCTTTGCCACCTATCCTCTTCGCGAAGGCcccaccggagcaccgccatGGCGTGAAgacccgtgccgccgccgagtTTCTTcgccatccgccgccggccggattCCGGGCGCCTCCGTCTCCCTCCGTCGCCGGTGAGCGCGTCTACGACATCCCCTCGACCTCCTCTTCCAATTCCCAACCTCGCCGTTGGTCCTCGCCGCCCGGAGCACCGGCAAGCCGGCCGGCCAAGCCCCCCGGGGGAGATTGAAGAAGACCTGGCAGTCTTGCAGTTTGGCCCATGAAAGACTTGGTAATTACTCCAACGATTTCTGTGTCTTGTTTCTTTTGCAGACAGACCCCCGAAAACCTTAGATCCTTTGCAAACCAGTCCTACCCGAGAACTTTTACAGATCTAACCCTGAACATAGATCTATTCGCGAGAACCGTTCCATGAGTCTTGTGAATCTCCCTTGCTAACCCCTAAGTATATGGTTAATCACGACTAGGTCCTTGCAACCTTGCTTAGTTCATAGAATCTATGCTTTAACTTCGTTTAACCTCGTTCAGTTTGCGTTAGGTTCATGATGATataaattacacgttagtgtTGATGTTTTCCTTCATgaatgtttttgaaaataaatttgatattaatTTGTTTAATGTCTACTTCAtatccttttctaaataaaagccaattaggttatatatcggtttttcatGAATTAAAGTTAATTTGATTAACGCTTAtataaataattcttccaattaaaagctaattagagatatacctcgccatttcataaattaaattaaatttgattaatgtttattcaatttgctttctaaataaaagctacataggttatatcttgagttttcataaattaaatattaattcgACTCatatgaatataaatgtgttttttaaAATAATCTGCTAGTCAAACTCGAAATATAAAGTTATGCGCTGAGATGGTTTTACATGCTTCTTCTAAACTCAAATGTTAATTTacataaattgtacttaaatatttataaataagaTTGGACTAAGCTTTGCATCatcttttcttatgaaaatataaatatgacttgattaattctaactatgaatatttctctgaaatatctttacattgcttttctcaactaaaataaatgaagcttgtagctcttatcgttcttttataattcaaaactctcgatagttttatcttttcaaccatagttctgTTCTCAGCGTTTCCTACGTTCGAGTAATCCTAGAATCGAGCCTtgtcctttagtacgctcttttaaagtctatcttttattttggtgtattgttcttagttgtacttgtttgttgcttgtatgtttgtgccgatGTTCTTAGAATCGAAGAAGGATCGTTgttcgaaagatttgaagattaagagtttaagagaacaagagctgaagagtagtaagagtaacttttcgttggagCAAGGCAAGTGTCCTTAACCAACCTTCTACCTACGCTTTGTTAATAAtatcatgataatgttaattggaacatggaaaACTACCCAGGAAAACCATGCTACCATAAGaataaatggctctggtcttagctgaataattagaaactctagtctggggtaatcttaccgaaagggcaagaggggaggcgttgatggggtatagcactcgttttcttgggaagtgggctttgctaagacactgtacCCACAAGGGGACTGTTGTGCTCTAGTTCGGCCTGAagccttagcgggttaccacttactagcgaatctttgtaaagacctcgtagcgtccctatgcaatcacacctcggaagtgtggtatggtgcctagctagcaccgcatggttgggtccaaagttctttgaacttttacgcgacttgtgggtaaagatgtgcaacctctgcaaagtgtaaaactgatcgatcagccgtgctcacggttaagcgcggcctggaccctcacatgattaattaaacttgaatATGGACTCAAATCGTTATTCTAGTTATTTCTAGTgggcttgctgagtaccaaccataagtgtactcacccttacttactgctgctcagaaggtgtgtgaagtatTCTAGAGacgatgctgagttctaggtgtacccaacccccagtcgattgcctgtgaagtttgggacctccgtttccaggattaagctgtGTATCTCTGATGGTTTCATAAGTCttcatttgtgttcttttacgtGATATTGTTATTCACTGAtaatgtcactatatgtatgaaactagatcctggcatacatataggtagcacttggttttgtccttaaaatcgggtgtgacataAACTTTAGCAGTTAAACTTTGTTAAACttgagttgctaaactttagccatggctgtttggatccatgagtAAAACAACCTTTAATGAGGTGTAGAAAGACATGTCTGCTCTTATTTAATgcgaggggggagagagagggtccAGAAGAGGATGTCCAGCGCCAAGTTTAGCAaggtttagcaaccaaaaagtttctaaagggctaaagtttagcaaagttTAGCAAGGATGTTTGGCAAATTTGTTGCTAAACATTGTTAAActttagctgctaaagtttagcaaggggtatccaaacacccccttatatTAGATTACTTCCTTCCAGATCCGGGATCTCCAAGCATTTTCCTGAAAACCTCAACTGTCTATCTGGCATAACCGCCATTCAAACACTGCTGTGGATACCAACACGCAAAGCTAATTTAACCCGCGCTCACCCCTTTTCTTCTCAGCGCTCAATCCGACCGGTCGCCTCCCCACGTGTGTGGACCCCACGATCTTTACTCCGCAGAACCCAGCAACCTCATCCACCACTTG from Setaria italica strain Yugu1 chromosome II, Setaria_italica_v2.0, whole genome shotgun sequence encodes the following:
- the LOC101773608 gene encoding serine carboxypeptidase 2 → MTRNQISYCIFLAILLAAPLPNAALDQAALLRLFMESQARSEADRITALPGQPPRVNFEQYAGYVTVDEEHGRALFYYFVESPYDAASKPLVLWLNGGPGCSSLGIGAMTELGPFRVNPDGKTLSRNRHAWNNVANVIFLESPAGVGFSYSNTSSDYDKRGDERTAVDSYVFLLHWLERFPEYKGRDFYIAGESYAGHYVPELAAVIVAVRKHTGKDPTNLKGIFVGNPLLDFLKNFKGGLEFLWNHGVMSDEAWANIAEHCSFGPSDGVLCDEAESPFNHFNFFTTVGNIDTFNIYAPICIQAPNGTTYPSGYLPGYDPCTKYYVTNYFNSLDVQEAIHARINTTWSNCTKLPHWNFNEAPILTMVPTISWLVDNGLRVWLYSGDMDDVCPITATRYSVQDLNLTITKPWRPWYAPANEVGGYIQQHEGGFTFASVRGAGHMVPSFQPKRSLVLFHSFLKGVLPPAVSLLQP